The Watersipora subatra chromosome 1, tzWatSuba1.1, whole genome shotgun sequence genome has a window encoding:
- the LOC137385804 gene encoding calcium uptake protein 1, mitochondrial-like isoform X3 encodes MLSRAVCRASLALGQSSRRPSFLMKIYPLKNLPAHPGLYLSTSCPRDGKNVYYGFTQKENQRHGVSRWYVWFILGATVTILFAASDIIEWLGLDVEGRETISDKSGTEDDSSSCGEQEEDTVVEGKKKRKKTTFKEKKVMEYENRIRNYSTPDKIFRYFATLKVKQGHSDEIFMTPEDFVRSLMPGSLQPEEYGLDKFRRFDPKDDKIELREGSIFYHLEKHGLISFSDYILLLTLLSTPPKQFELAFKMFDHNGDGNLDRAEYEKVQAIIRSRTTVGQRHRDHANTGNVIKPDVDGALSHYFFGPNLDEKLSYQKFIGFHRDIHDEVLWIEFHKVAELEGDAHTISERDFAHQILMYAGFSDQKRISICKRIRKEFKKSERGITYKEYYDFAQVLKSINEIDTALTFYHVAGAAIDKTTFKHVAKTVAKVQMTDHLVDVVFAIFDENNDERLSNKEFVSVMKRRLMRGLERPRETGFAKMFAAVSVCSRSMANETWHRWTSSHSGTT; translated from the exons AAAGAATCTCCCAGCTCATCCAGGGTTGTATCTCAGCACTTCCTGCCCGAGGGATGGCAAGAATGTGTATTATGGCTTCACTCAAAAAGAGAACCAGCGGCACGGAGTGTCGAGGTGGTATGTTTGGTTCATCCTTGGCGCTACTGTCACCATCTTGTTCGC AGCCTCGGATATAATAGAGTGGTTGGGGCTGGATGTGGAAGGGCGTGAGACAATCAGTGACAAGAGTGGAACAGAGGATGACTCATCTAGTTGTGGTGAACAAGAAGAAGACACCGTTGTGGAAGGAAAGAAGAAACGCAAAAAGACAACATTTAAGGAGAAGAAG GTTATGGAGTATGAAAACCGGATTAGAAACTACTCGACCCCAGACAAGATATTCCGGTATTTTGCAACGTTGAAAGTTAAACAAGGGCATAGCGATGAGATATTTATGACACCTGAGGACTTTGTACGCTCCCTCATGCCTGGCTCTCTTCAACCAGAAG agtatggccTGGACAAGTTCAGACGATTTGATCCCAAG GATGACAAAATTGAGCTACGTGAAGGCAGCATATTTTATCATCTGGAGAAACACGGGCTCATCTCTTTCTCAGACTATATTCTGCTTCTTACTCTATTGTCAA CTCCACCAAAGCAGTTTGAATTGGCTTTCAAGATGTTTGATCACAATGGTGATGGCAATTTGGACAGAGCTGAGTATGAGAAG GTTCAGGCTATCATAAGGTCACGCACTACTGTGGGACAGCGACACAGGGaccatgccaacactggaaaTGTCATTAAACCTGATGTAGATGGGGCATTGAGTCATTATTTCTTCGGCCCAAATCTTGATGAGAAGTTATCATACCAGAAATTCATCGGCTTTCACAGAGACATTCATGATGAGGTCCTGTGGATAGAG TTCCACAAGGTGGCTGAACTCGAAGGTGACGCTCACACTATCAGCGAGAGAGATTTTGCGCACCAAATCCTGATGTATGCCGGATTTTCTGATCAAAAGCGCATCAGTATTTGCAAGCGAATACGTAAAGAGTTCAAGAAAAGTGAGCGG GGCATCACATACAAGGAATACTATGACTTTGCTCAAGTACTGAAGAGTATCAACGAAATCGACACAGCCTTGACCTTTTACCATGTGGCCGGAGCCGCCATCGACAAAACCACATTTAAACATGTGGCTAAAACTGTAGCCAAGGTGCAAATGACAGATCACCTGGTAGATGTGGTCTTCGCCATCTTCGATGAAAACA ATGATGAGAGACTGAGCAACAAGGAATTCGTATCCGTGATGAAGAGGCGGCTAATGAGGGGCCTGGAGAGGCCTCGAGAAACAGGCTTTGCCAAAATGTTTGCTGCTGTGTCAGTATGCTCAAGAAGCATGGCAAACGAGACATGGCATCGATGGACTAGCAGCCATTCAGGAACTACATGA
- the LOC137385804 gene encoding calcium uptake protein 1, mitochondrial-like isoform X1, with protein sequence MLSRAVCRASLALGQSSRRPSFLMKIYPLKNLPAHPGLYLSTSCPRDGKNVYYGFTQKENQRHGVSRWYVWFILGATVTILFAASDIIEWLGLDVEGRETISDKSGTEDDSSSCGEQEEDTVVEGKKKRKKTTFKEKKVMEYENRIRNYSTPDKIFRYFATLKVKQGHSDEIFMTPEDFVRSLMPGSLQPEEYGLDKFRRFDPKVDSLSLLKEMIYKDDKIELREGSIFYHLEKHGLISFSDYILLLTLLSTPPKQFELAFKMFDHNGDGNLDRAEYEKVQAIIRSRTTVGQRHRDHANTGNVIKPDVDGALSHYFFGPNLDEKLSYQKFIGFHRDIHDEVLWIEFHKVAELEGDAHTISERDFAHQILMYAGFSDQKRISICKRIRKEFKKSERGITYKEYYDFAQVLKSINEIDTALTFYHVAGAAIDKTTFKHVAKTVAKVQMTDHLVDVVFAIFDENNDERLSNKEFVSVMKRRLMRGLERPRETGFAKMFAAVSVCSRSMANETWHRWTSSHSGTT encoded by the exons AAAGAATCTCCCAGCTCATCCAGGGTTGTATCTCAGCACTTCCTGCCCGAGGGATGGCAAGAATGTGTATTATGGCTTCACTCAAAAAGAGAACCAGCGGCACGGAGTGTCGAGGTGGTATGTTTGGTTCATCCTTGGCGCTACTGTCACCATCTTGTTCGC AGCCTCGGATATAATAGAGTGGTTGGGGCTGGATGTGGAAGGGCGTGAGACAATCAGTGACAAGAGTGGAACAGAGGATGACTCATCTAGTTGTGGTGAACAAGAAGAAGACACCGTTGTGGAAGGAAAGAAGAAACGCAAAAAGACAACATTTAAGGAGAAGAAG GTTATGGAGTATGAAAACCGGATTAGAAACTACTCGACCCCAGACAAGATATTCCGGTATTTTGCAACGTTGAAAGTTAAACAAGGGCATAGCGATGAGATATTTATGACACCTGAGGACTTTGTACGCTCCCTCATGCCTGGCTCTCTTCAACCAGAAG agtatggccTGGACAAGTTCAGACGATTTGATCCCAAG GTGGACAGTTTGTCATTG CTGAAAGAGATGATTTATAAG GATGACAAAATTGAGCTACGTGAAGGCAGCATATTTTATCATCTGGAGAAACACGGGCTCATCTCTTTCTCAGACTATATTCTGCTTCTTACTCTATTGTCAA CTCCACCAAAGCAGTTTGAATTGGCTTTCAAGATGTTTGATCACAATGGTGATGGCAATTTGGACAGAGCTGAGTATGAGAAG GTTCAGGCTATCATAAGGTCACGCACTACTGTGGGACAGCGACACAGGGaccatgccaacactggaaaTGTCATTAAACCTGATGTAGATGGGGCATTGAGTCATTATTTCTTCGGCCCAAATCTTGATGAGAAGTTATCATACCAGAAATTCATCGGCTTTCACAGAGACATTCATGATGAGGTCCTGTGGATAGAG TTCCACAAGGTGGCTGAACTCGAAGGTGACGCTCACACTATCAGCGAGAGAGATTTTGCGCACCAAATCCTGATGTATGCCGGATTTTCTGATCAAAAGCGCATCAGTATTTGCAAGCGAATACGTAAAGAGTTCAAGAAAAGTGAGCGG GGCATCACATACAAGGAATACTATGACTTTGCTCAAGTACTGAAGAGTATCAACGAAATCGACACAGCCTTGACCTTTTACCATGTGGCCGGAGCCGCCATCGACAAAACCACATTTAAACATGTGGCTAAAACTGTAGCCAAGGTGCAAATGACAGATCACCTGGTAGATGTGGTCTTCGCCATCTTCGATGAAAACA ATGATGAGAGACTGAGCAACAAGGAATTCGTATCCGTGATGAAGAGGCGGCTAATGAGGGGCCTGGAGAGGCCTCGAGAAACAGGCTTTGCCAAAATGTTTGCTGCTGTGTCAGTATGCTCAAGAAGCATGGCAAACGAGACATGGCATCGATGGACTAGCAGCCATTCAGGAACTACATGA
- the LOC137385804 gene encoding calcium uptake protein 1, mitochondrial-like isoform X2 codes for MLSRAVCRASLALGQSSRRPSFLMKIYPLKNLPAHPGLYLSTSCPRDGKNVYYGFTQKENQRHGVSRWYVWFILGATVTILFAASDIIEWLGLDVEGRETISDKSGTEDDSSSCGEQEEDTVVEGKKKRKKTTFKEKKVMEYENRIRNYSTPDKIFRYFATLKVKQGHSDEIFMTPEDFVRSLMPGSLQPEEYGLDKFRRFDPKVDSLSLDDKIELREGSIFYHLEKHGLISFSDYILLLTLLSTPPKQFELAFKMFDHNGDGNLDRAEYEKVQAIIRSRTTVGQRHRDHANTGNVIKPDVDGALSHYFFGPNLDEKLSYQKFIGFHRDIHDEVLWIEFHKVAELEGDAHTISERDFAHQILMYAGFSDQKRISICKRIRKEFKKSERGITYKEYYDFAQVLKSINEIDTALTFYHVAGAAIDKTTFKHVAKTVAKVQMTDHLVDVVFAIFDENNDERLSNKEFVSVMKRRLMRGLERPRETGFAKMFAAVSVCSRSMANETWHRWTSSHSGTT; via the exons AAAGAATCTCCCAGCTCATCCAGGGTTGTATCTCAGCACTTCCTGCCCGAGGGATGGCAAGAATGTGTATTATGGCTTCACTCAAAAAGAGAACCAGCGGCACGGAGTGTCGAGGTGGTATGTTTGGTTCATCCTTGGCGCTACTGTCACCATCTTGTTCGC AGCCTCGGATATAATAGAGTGGTTGGGGCTGGATGTGGAAGGGCGTGAGACAATCAGTGACAAGAGTGGAACAGAGGATGACTCATCTAGTTGTGGTGAACAAGAAGAAGACACCGTTGTGGAAGGAAAGAAGAAACGCAAAAAGACAACATTTAAGGAGAAGAAG GTTATGGAGTATGAAAACCGGATTAGAAACTACTCGACCCCAGACAAGATATTCCGGTATTTTGCAACGTTGAAAGTTAAACAAGGGCATAGCGATGAGATATTTATGACACCTGAGGACTTTGTACGCTCCCTCATGCCTGGCTCTCTTCAACCAGAAG agtatggccTGGACAAGTTCAGACGATTTGATCCCAAG GTGGACAGTTTGTCATTG GATGACAAAATTGAGCTACGTGAAGGCAGCATATTTTATCATCTGGAGAAACACGGGCTCATCTCTTTCTCAGACTATATTCTGCTTCTTACTCTATTGTCAA CTCCACCAAAGCAGTTTGAATTGGCTTTCAAGATGTTTGATCACAATGGTGATGGCAATTTGGACAGAGCTGAGTATGAGAAG GTTCAGGCTATCATAAGGTCACGCACTACTGTGGGACAGCGACACAGGGaccatgccaacactggaaaTGTCATTAAACCTGATGTAGATGGGGCATTGAGTCATTATTTCTTCGGCCCAAATCTTGATGAGAAGTTATCATACCAGAAATTCATCGGCTTTCACAGAGACATTCATGATGAGGTCCTGTGGATAGAG TTCCACAAGGTGGCTGAACTCGAAGGTGACGCTCACACTATCAGCGAGAGAGATTTTGCGCACCAAATCCTGATGTATGCCGGATTTTCTGATCAAAAGCGCATCAGTATTTGCAAGCGAATACGTAAAGAGTTCAAGAAAAGTGAGCGG GGCATCACATACAAGGAATACTATGACTTTGCTCAAGTACTGAAGAGTATCAACGAAATCGACACAGCCTTGACCTTTTACCATGTGGCCGGAGCCGCCATCGACAAAACCACATTTAAACATGTGGCTAAAACTGTAGCCAAGGTGCAAATGACAGATCACCTGGTAGATGTGGTCTTCGCCATCTTCGATGAAAACA ATGATGAGAGACTGAGCAACAAGGAATTCGTATCCGTGATGAAGAGGCGGCTAATGAGGGGCCTGGAGAGGCCTCGAGAAACAGGCTTTGCCAAAATGTTTGCTGCTGTGTCAGTATGCTCAAGAAGCATGGCAAACGAGACATGGCATCGATGGACTAGCAGCCATTCAGGAACTACATGA